DNA from Solanum stenotomum isolate F172 chromosome 3, ASM1918654v1, whole genome shotgun sequence:
ATCGTATGAGTTGTGGCACTGTCCAAAAGACACATATCTCCATTACTCATCTGGATCCAACTGAAGACTaggaaattttatttatcttcataaaaataaaaatacataataagaagtatgaaacttagcaaaagaaaatttaagtaCATGAACTTTAAGTATGACATTAAAAACACATAATATTATTCATTTCCCAATTCAATTATCAATCTTCAATTGCGATCCCTAAAGAAGTCCTCAGCTTCTAGATGAGTAATATCATCGAGCCCATCAAAAGCATCATCTTTCAATGCTAAATTCGCCTTAACATTCTCATCATATTTTTGAGAAGACCCTGCCTGAACATcatttttgagagtcaaatatGACTCCACTCGGGCATTAGAAGAGGAGGCGCCACCTCTATTCCCTTTCCTTTTAAAGGAATTTTGATACAACCTGACAAAATGCTCAGGTGCCCGACATTCATTTTTCCAGTGACCTTTAAGGCCACAACGATAACAGTGATCGCCCTTGCcttttgaaggattattttGAGAACCCATATTCTTCTCCCTTTTGTTATGACCACCACCTCGACGATTATTATATCGTCTTTTTCCTTTGCCAAGTCCACGCACATTATCATGGTCCCgattattttgtcttatttcaGACTGGTCGTGTGCTTCTACCCCGTGGGCCTCCGGTAATGGAGCACTTCCAGTGGGACGGGCttcatgatttttcattaaaaggtCATTATGTTGTTCAGCCACTAGAAGGCATGAGATTAATTCAGAGTATTTTTTTAAACCCTTTTCACGATATTGCTGCTGTAATATCATATTGGAGGCATGGAAAGTAGTTAGTGTCTTTTCCAACATGTCCTCATCTTTTATAACTTTCCCACATAATTTTAATTGGGAAATGATTCTAAATACAGTAGAGTTATACTTAATTACAGTTTTATAATCTTAAAACCGTAAGTGCATCCACTCATAACGAGCCCTTGGCAATACAGTTGCCTTGAGGTGGTCATACCTCCCTTTCAAACCTATCCACAATTCAAGTGGATCTTTCACTGTTAAGTATTCAACCTTCAGGCTTTCATCAAGATGATGACGAAGGAAAATCATAGCTTTCGCTTTATTCTGACTTGATGCCTTATTTCCTTCGATTATACAATCACCAAGACCCTTAGCGGTAAGGTGAATTTTAGCATCAAGTACCCATGACAAATAATTCTTTTCAGAAATGTCAAGTGCCACAAATTCAAGCTTTGACAAATTCGACATGattgaaaatatcataaaataattgagttaatattatgATGTTGGtttctttataataaataataaagtataatatgattataaaatatattatatgttatatGCATGCACATTGAATGTCTCAAAAACATATAAACTAATGATGTATTGAAacaatagttttaatatgtaattttaattgttctataatatttattattagtttCAATAGATATTAACGCCAAATTTTTGTAAGAGTTTCAAGTCATATTTAATACAATAATGTTCTTCTTTATGACACACCAATATGCTTatcataatatatgaaaatacttACGAGTNTTTTGTACATATTTTGTCTTACGTGGCACACTCCGTGACTCCACACAATTGAGGCACGTTGGAGATATTTGGATGCcatgtaagccaaaaaggtgcacaaaattaccaaaaaaaaaaaatttagatggataataggaccttagtttagttaaggtgtgtctctgagattacTTGTTTTTTTATCTTCCAAAAAAGTtccattttctttcatttttgtattAAGCAAAATAAACGttttaaaatatacaattttcttttaacacttaataatatatccaaaaggagaatagaagtgaatttaattttttcttggaAGTTCATATATAcattcatataaattaaaaatagtttactGTTGTGAAATATtagcaatataaaataatatcagaCAATAAATATATAGACAAGATATATGGGAGATAAtgctttcttatttctttcttctGTACTTTTCAATTGTcccttttataaaataatcatcGCCTATTTATATTACAAAATGTCTCTTCAAAGTTACATGAATTAAATAGTGTTCATTTATTTCATACATGAACTTCAAAGAGAGTTACGGATGATATCCACATTAATGTATTTATAAcatttacaaatattttgaattatttaggCAAAAGTCTTTGTATGATGAATGAAGAGTATAGTTTGAGTAATGAGAttataaaaaattgtgtttggCATTGgaataataaagtaaaacaaaaggggatgaaataatgaatatttttatacattagAATTCGCTTTTGTAAATAAGGCGAGTGTGAAATTAATCGTAAAATGCTTTTATTTTATCTTCATTTATATCAcgagataaaatatttttatccaatatttattttattaaagtgTTTATAGTCTTTAAGAGCAACTactattaaaaatgaaaaaaataattagttacaGGTTGAACTTCTAAATAactattttgagaaattgagactcataatttttttatttttttatgagtcAATCTCACTGGCAGaatcaaaattttcactaagacatttaaaatatgaagaattaaacacacaaaaaaataaaaaaagttcaaTGATATATAAATAgcaaaagagaattttttttttttttgaactccTTTGATCCTACCTAGCTCCAACCCCAAGCTCAATCCCCCTGCCAACCCGCTTAATAGCTCAGTTAACTTTTTAAAGTAAATCGCAACCAATGAAAGCgttttacttgttttttttaacTTCCAAAGAGTTAcatattctttcatttttgttgtatgcaaaatacacattttaaaatataaaattttctttagcCCTCAATAATATATTCCTAAAAGAGAATAGATGTGATNccccccccccccccccaaagtTCATGTGTACACTGCATATAGGAACCTGTGTCACCCAATACCTATTATGTATTtagtcttaatttatgtgacacaattgCAATTTGAAGAatcatttaagaaaataatattttttaaatatttaaagttaCATCCTTCATCAGACAATAATTGTTCAGTATACTATTTTGAAATACCCGATAATACTTattcactttatgaaatcaatagataattttacacttatgTTTCCTAATTTACCCTCATTATTAATTAGTCATTTtcctattatatttttcaagacattgtatttattctattcaaagggtgatatagtaaaattactattttatttattttcttaagaagtgtgcaaagtcactagtggacaactattattgagCAGAGTGAAAATTAATCATTgtaattatagtaatttttacATAATACTCTATATATTACTCTctatgtcccaatttatgtgacggggataaaattttcaaaaatcaacaaaattttatatttattttcaaatatttcaagctattaattattgtgatttatagtgtTTTTTCATGTCatcttcaaataatatatagtacattttttgtcccaatttatgtgacaccgattaaattttgagagtcaatcgAACTTTtgatatatcttttaaaatctaaatattttaaattattaatatgatttatagaattattttacataattttttaatttccaaaagataaaataaaaaaacctacaaaaattatataaatatccTCGGCCAAAAGCAAGCACGTCAACCATGAGGTGATTGCTTGTAGCCTTCCCTGTATAGGAGTAGTAAAGTAATGTAGAAAAATATAAGTTAAAAAGTTATTACTGTtataaaactaaagcaaaataagagaagaaatatagaagatgaaagcaATACAAATAGGGAGATAAGAGATGagagcttttcttattatttcaaGTATTCAAGTTTTTAtaatatgaacccttatgcctctatttatagtgtagcatagaggcatacaaaaggttagtcataaacatgacattaacatgaatataatggaggaggttatggaagtgaaaggttacaagaataatggttataaagttggaggttatggaggttatgattatcttcataatggaggaaagtaatggagataatgggtgagagaaacttcttggtgtagtggacatccacactataatattttataacactcctCCTaggatgtccatagataatatgcctcgttaaaaccttactaggaaaaaaccTTGTGggaaaaaatcctagtgaaggaaaaagagtacacatatcttttaatacgGTTTGAATGCTACCTCGTTAAAAAACTTACCAAGAAAATCCAATTCGGATAAAAccatggttaaggaaaagagtacaacgtGTTGTTTTCTCCCctgataaaaactttacttgatatctcggagacgatgcattccaatcttatatcacaacttctcaaatattgatgttgacaatccttagtgaataagtttacaagattatcacttgaatgggtctttgaacgtctatctcaccattttgttgaagatcatgtgtgtaaaagacttttggtgaAACATGCTTTGTCCGATCTCCTTTGATGGTATCCTCCCTTCAATTGAGCTATATATTATTTCTCTATATGGTGGCTGAAATAtccttttcaaaagaaaataacatattttctgaatatgatagatcatgattccAATCAAACACACTCCCGATTTAATTtatagatcaatattatttctgcatgatttgaagaagtggttactAATGTCATTTTTTGAATGCCAAGATATTATTGTGTctccatatgtaaataaatagtccatttgtgatcgagctttatgcagatcaaataaatattttgcatctacataatcaaatcatttctgactcagagattgatcatttcaattttattgaagcCCCTCTTTTCTTCTgaaagaaaatcacacatcttTTATGTGTTGAATCACttgctttgttagtttcttgtcataacttgaatgataatatgacaatCCCTTCACATAACTTTCGTTATGTATATAGAATAATCTTCTAGCCTTTTCATAACCAACAATctgtaagtgcaccaattgcactaatacatggcattttaaatcattttcatgagatCAAAAAGACTCTTTTTTTGTGTTAAGCAGTCTCAGAACCATTGGGTACTCAATGGACTTGCTCtaagaccttttaaatcctttaaggattttcatataacattcatcgtctagttagacataataatcattcattatacatattcaagtatttcatccATTGCCAGACTGAAACAAGTCTCATTGCATTCACCACTGGAGaatatatctccatttaataatgCCAAAATTTTTAAGAAAACCCTTTATGCCCTGAGGCACAAACTGCACTTTATATCTTTTGGTTATACTTtcgcacaatgattcatttgtaccacactgacattatattttgatccatgaactataagatcaaaaacatcacttttctatgtgaaacaaaatatacttgaagagtgccaatcatttatctgtccaCACGATATGACAGATTCAAATTTAAGATCCTCGTAACCATTTATAGCATTGAGTGCTACTTCATATAAAAGATACCGTCGACAAACATTTTGATATCGATTCCAATACGATATAACTTATcaagatctcttcatttttcatcatttttaggtacctgaacctttgccaaggttttatgaagtgttatgttatagtgctctttcaaagcacttacttcattatcatgaccattttgataatttgctcctCTCTTTCCTCAAGGAGTTTTACCTTTGGAATCGATTGGTCTATCACGCTTCTGGCGTACCATAGTCTCTGTCCTTCAAGGACTATTTATTGAAGCATTTGTAGCTTAGTTAAAATATTGGGTCAGCAAATATATCTagcaaattatttgcaacattttgcaaaGGAATTAtttcttgaacttcaagttcacatttttttaacgaggatctagataattcacccCACATAATTTTCAGCTGCTACAcatatctccccctaatgttaggaaatctaacatttaccccaacctcatttggggatccatctttgtgcgtggtggagcaataaaatcatatgtgcacatataaattttttagatggaaattatttggttcctgaccctgaaccaattgtgatgggagaaccttgttggcttgatgcataCCTGTTAAATAAACTTATctcatatcaaattttatttgagaaatttgttctcataatcagTGGTCTAGCTATAATTATAGGCAAACAATTTTTGCTAAACCAACCagtattatcaacataattttataatttaaaactatgctcttaatttaacaatttgagcaaacaaccttacaaaaaccaatttgtaagttgatacaaatgcacatgtgaccttaccatagatgcatctattaaatcataatagtaagTGGTCCACATGACAGGTGAACTGGctcatattcacctttttatatgttctaataatttcaggggatacaatcccaaccttagctgatacaatgatcattttatcatgagaacaagcaacacaagagaatttttgaagaatcttttatttcttcaaacacATAGTCACACgaattctcaatttcttttgcatcacatttgaatCAGAATGGCCAACCGATTATaccaactgatatttattctagtaaacttGTAGTTTACTTTTGCACGTGATTCCATCATCATGCCCATATTTGTATACAACAAACAATGGAAAAAAATGGGTAATCTTATACGTAAATATTTATAACCCACTTTGGTTGTAGTAATTTGAAGATATTAAATCTTCCCATAATTtatagtctcaatataatattttttcttttcaattctttcgaaacttaaaaagtttcttttgagtcTTACTACAACCCCAATATTATGAACAATTTCATTCCTTCGAATAACAACAAATTAGCTCTTTCGAaactctcaattaattttgtgtactgccacaaatttcacacaaccattcttatggtgaccatctccttcaaggagacaattattattattttcatagttAAAATTATCACATGCAAGACATATTTCTAGACAACCAATGACAAATTAGTGTTGCCacactgttgacacccaattttggcttaacatttttaaaattcgtaagttttaagttttatatatctaatggttcaaaatattttcttataattttaaataagtttatcaataactatccttatttatcaaaatttaggattttttattaattaattttaaaattgcatttttacatgtcattagttatattcattatatttatgttaattcattttatttgttacatttgtaaatattgatattttgcataatttaaaaattcattcaaatacaaatattttacttGATCGATAATTTTGGGCCACAATCACAAGCCCAAAAATTGAGCCCATTTAACAATTATTTCCTATATAAGTTTTGGTTAGGTTAAAAAATAGGGGgtagtgaaaatatatttaggttaaggttttagatttttattgaaaaagggTTTCACTTTTTCACTACTTTTCGGTCACCAACTCCCCAAAATTTGCGAAGCTCCGGCAACACAAAACCCAGAACTAAAAAATCCCAAGCTTTCTTCCCCTTTctattttgtttgttatttgCTGCCAGCGGCGATAACATACTAATCCCCACCCACCACTGTCCAAAGCCACCAGAAACCCAAAACCTCATCGGAGAAGACAACCAACACCACAAAGCTCTACCAGAAACCATCTCCAAACACCCACCCGAAACCCCAACGTTTGTcccctttcctttttaatttctttttccgGTGAAATCGTCTGAAAGCAGCCAACAATCAGACCCAAACGACCTCTTTTGAGTCCAATTGCTCCACCATCAAGCTCAAAGCTCGCGAACACCAGCTGCAGCTCCGGTGAGGAGTTCCAAACTCCGATGAGTTGgcgcaaagaagaagaaaatgccGTCAGTCCCCTTCCCTCTTTCCCTTCAcgatttctttcttattttaataGATTCTCCGGTGAACCACCGGAAACAACCCATTCACCCTTCTTCTTCCGGTCACTTATTAAGATCAGATATGATTGGATTTGTGATTTTTCGGCGATGCAACAGCTCCACAACGTCCGACAATGGCAGAAACAAGACTTAACAGTGAGTTCAAGCTCCggtaatttcattttttatatttctagTTTAAGTTTTCCATTTGATTCCATGCTATTACATCTTCATTgtttattatttgaatttgttgGATGGGTATTGATATTTTGGATACTATTTTCCAgtgaatatgtatatatattgttcTTAGTGTTACTGTTTATAGCACATTATATTTTATCACTATTATTTGTTCCATTCTTGATTATACACCGATAACATGATACTTATTTAccattatttgtatttttttttactccattagtattatattatttattatttgtttgtttgggtactgttattctttagttttaattgttgttactctatttttgtttattaaaatatatggttGTTTTCTTATAATTGTTTAAGATGATTATGGAtttattgtgtttgtgttgtttccattaatttttatttttatgtttctgCTACTTTAAGTCTTAGCTGACTTGcacattattttgttattattattattattattattgttgttgttgttattattattattattattattattattattattgtttgagTTATTATCATTATCGTTACTTATATTATTCATTCTTGTTTAGTTAACCTTTAAATTAGAATGGTATTTTTATgttgatttcatatttttcatggtgtctttatttttttttgttgctttacTTACTTTTGATCGTGTATGTGGCTTTAATTATGTTAGCACAATTTTGTTATTTGGGTGTTACACATCATTTTGTCTTTTAGTAGTTTGAGTGATTATTGGTGCTTTAAtgttaaaattggccaatgaaaaaaCTTCTCCGTCGATTTTTGAGGCCTCTTCATTTTAAATGaaggaaatttagtttaagtttatataagttttatgtTAAAATGAAATTACCGTCGATTTCCAGGGCATTCCATGTTAATAAGAcgtgtcttttatttttaagttattctttgattcatttatttttattcatgttaatttattactaacacttttactaagtgtctttacaggtaTTCGGAGGTGCTTCCCATTGAAGCTATTTAAATTAGGTTCGAATTATACTCTTATTTATTAATGTCTATTATTGACGTAGACAAATTTAGGCCAATTcctatattattgttttattatattacttgtgtatattgcatGCTTATTATACTTGTACATTATTTTATCCTCcttctcaatttgaaaaaaatgaattcaatcgggacccacatttgtggatttcAAAGGATGCCTAACTTCTTCCCTTcggaataacttgaaccccttacttagaatctaatggtttcgtagatcacttaatggtttcctagttttttcctaaaattaggtggcgactccttaaaaattcttttaaaattgaatcaattgattatttttctaGTCACCGCGATATTTCACCCTATTTGAATAGAGTAGGGATGTAAACAGAATGGCGATTCCACTGAGATATAAAAGTTCTAACCATTATTAGTTCATCTTTACAAATTGAGGagacttttcttttattgtgttatatcttgtatcttttatattttgttgattatttgtatattgtatttattgtttattcattatttatttaaatatatgtcTATTGTCATTGCATTTTATGGCATAATTTCCGTCAAATGACAAATATAATGCATTAGGACAAGGGCGATTACGTGGCTTTCCATGGCTGTCCTTCAGAAAAAGCACATTCGAATTCTTTTGAAGTGATAAAAGAATAGTTAGCTTGTGGTCATCCAACATCACAATTATATTTCATCCTGTAGTTTGTCCAACTCAGGTAATTGGTGCTTGTCTAAACCACTCTTAATCAAC
Protein-coding regions in this window:
- the LOC125858808 gene encoding uncharacterized protein LOC125858808 is translated as MSNLSKLEFVALDISEKNYLSWVLDAKIHLTAKGLGDCIIEGNKASSQNKAKAMIFLRHHLDESLKVEYLTVKDPLELWIGLKGRIISQLKLCGKVIKDEDMLEKTLTTFHASNMILQQQYREKGLKKYSELISCLLVAEQHNDLLMKNHEARPTGSAPLPEAHGVEAHDQSEIRQNNRDHDNVRGLGKGKRRYNNRRGGGHNKREKNMGSQNNPSKGKGDHCYRCGLKGHWKNECRAPEHFVRLYQNSFKRKGNRGGASSSNARVESYLTLKNDVQAGSSQKYDENVKANLALKDDAFDGLDDITHLEAEDFFRDRN